The Euzebya sp. region GCCCCCGCCACCGCCGACGCCCAGGGCGTCATCCACGACATCGGCTACCGGCACTACGACGGCCCGCGGCTCGGCCGCGGCTACATCCGCCGGTCGTTGTTCACCGAGAGCCTCCGCGCCGCCTACGGGCTCGGTCGCAGCACCCGGTCGAAGGTCATGCCGATGATCCTGCTGGCGGTGATGTGCCTCCCCGCCCTCGCGATCGTCGCGATCACCGCCGTCACCCGGTCCGACGAGCTCGTCGCCGACTACCTGTCCTACCAGCTCAACATGCAGGTGGTCATCTCGATCTTCGTCGCGGCCCAGGCGCCGGCGCTCGTGTCCCGCGACCTCCGCTTCGGGGTCATGTCGCTGTACTTCTCCCGACCGCTCGAACGCCCCGACTACGTCCTCGCGAAGGTCGGTGCCATGGCCGCCGCGCTGCTGGTGCTCATGGGCACGCCGCTGGTGATCATGTTCCTCGGCGCCCTCGTCGTCGGGCTGCCGCTGGGCGACCAGGTCCCCGACCTCCTCCGCGCGCTCGCCGGCACCGCCCTGCTGGCCGGCATCCTCGCCGGGCTCGGCGCGCTCATCGCGGCGATCACGCCTCGCCGCGGCCTCGCCGTCGCGGCGATAGTGGCGGTCCTCGTCGTCCTGTCCGGCGTCCAGGCGGTCACCCAGGAGATCGCGATCGAGCAGGGGGCCGGTGAGGGCGTGGCCTACCTCGGCCTCCTCTCCCCCTACACCCTTGTCGACGGGGTGCAGAGCGGCCTGCTCGGCGCCACCAGCTCCCTCCCCGTCCCGCCCGGGGCCGGCAGTCTCGTCTTCCTCGGCGTCGGCCTGCTCCTCGTCGGCGGGTCGATCGCAGCCCTGCTGGCCCGCTACCGATCGGTGTCGGTGTCATGAGCGTCCTCACCCTCGACCAGGTGTCCCGCTGGTTCGGCAACGTCGTCGCCGTGAACGACGTCACGATGTCGATCGGCCCGGGTGTCACCGGCCTGCTCGGCCCCAACGGCGCGGGCAAGTCGACCCTCATCAACATGATGGCGGGCTTCCTCGCCCCCTCCGCCGGGACGGTGACCCTGGACGGCGAGGCGGTGTGGCGCAACGAGGCCATCTACACGCGCATCGGGCTGGTCCCCGAGCAGGAGGCCATGTACGACTCGGTGTCCGGGGGGCGGTTCGTGCTCGCGAACGCCGAGCTCCACGGCCTGGCGGACCCCGAGGCCGCCGCGACGCGGGCCATCGAGACCGTGCACATGGCCGAGTTCGCCGACCGGGACATCGCCACGTACTCGAAGGGCATGAAGCAGCGGATCAAGGTGGCGACCGCCCTGGTGCACGACCCGCCGGTGCTGCTCCTCGACGAGCCGTTCAACGGCATGGACCCGCGCCAGCGCCTCCAGCTGATGGACCTGCTCGACGAGATGGGCGCGGCCGGGCGGACGATCCTGTTCAGCTCCCACATCCTCGAGGAGGTCGAGCAGATCGCCGGGCAGATCCAGGTCATGGTCGCCGGCCGCCACGCGGCCTCGGGGGACTTCCGGCACATCCGCCGGCTCATGACCGAGCGACCCCACCGGTACGTCGTCCGCTCCGGCGACGACCGCCAGCTCGCTGCCGCGATCATCGCCGGCACCGGCGCCACGGGGATCGAGCTGCTGGACGGCACCGACAGCGCCTTGCACGTGCAGGCCTCCGACGTCGCGACGTTCACCCGCGCGCTGCCCCGGCTCGCCGCCGACCACGGCATCCGCCTGTTCGAGGTCAGCCCGGCCGACGAATCCCTCGAGAGCGTCTTCTCCTACCTGGTGGCACGCCCGTGAACGCAACCGTCGCCCAGCTGACCGCCCGCAGCCTCCTCGGCCGCCGCCGGGTCCTCGCACTCGCGATCCTCCCGCTCATCCTGCTGGTCCTGTCCGTGGTCATCCGATCCGTGGCCGGGGACGACCTCACGGTCACGGTCGCGCTGCTCAGCGGCTTCGCTCTCGGGACCGTCGTGCCGCTGCTGGCCCTGGTCGCCGGCACCGGCGCCATCGGCCCCGAGATCGACGACGGCTCGGTGGTCTACCTCCTCGCCAAGCCGCTCCCGCGCCCCACCATCGTCACCTCGAAGCTGGCCGTGGCGATCGGCGTGGTCACCGTCGTCGCGGCGGTGCCGACGCTGCTCGCCGGGGTGGTGGTGGCGGGGTTGGAGGACGGCCTCGCCGTCGCCTTCGGGGTGGGGGCCGTGG contains the following coding sequences:
- a CDS encoding ABC transporter permease; this translates as MAEQTAPATADAQGVIHDIGYRHYDGPRLGRGYIRRSLFTESLRAAYGLGRSTRSKVMPMILLAVMCLPALAIVAITAVTRSDELVADYLSYQLNMQVVISIFVAAQAPALVSRDLRFGVMSLYFSRPLERPDYVLAKVGAMAAALLVLMGTPLVIMFLGALVVGLPLGDQVPDLLRALAGTALLAGILAGLGALIAAITPRRGLAVAAIVAVLVVLSGVQAVTQEIAIEQGAGEGVAYLGLLSPYTLVDGVQSGLLGATSSLPVPPGAGSLVFLGVGLLLVGGSIAALLARYRSVSVS
- a CDS encoding ABC transporter ATP-binding protein, which encodes MSVLTLDQVSRWFGNVVAVNDVTMSIGPGVTGLLGPNGAGKSTLINMMAGFLAPSAGTVTLDGEAVWRNEAIYTRIGLVPEQEAMYDSVSGGRFVLANAELHGLADPEAAATRAIETVHMAEFADRDIATYSKGMKQRIKVATALVHDPPVLLLDEPFNGMDPRQRLQLMDLLDEMGAAGRTILFSSHILEEVEQIAGQIQVMVAGRHAASGDFRHIRRLMTERPHRYVVRSGDDRQLAAAIIAGTGATGIELLDGTDSALHVQASDVATFTRALPRLAADHGIRLFEVSPADESLESVFSYLVARP
- a CDS encoding ABC transporter permease subunit, which translates into the protein MNATVAQLTARSLLGRRRVLALAILPLILLVLSVVIRSVAGDDLTVTVALLSGFALGTVVPLLALVAGTGAIGPEIDDGSVVYLLAKPLPRPTIVTSKLAVAIGVVTVVAAVPTLLAGVVVAGLEDGLAVAFGVGAVAAGIAYCALFLLLAVVSRNAVVIGLLYALIWESLIGGFVPGAQVLSVQQWGLAVTEGLLGGRAEALGVTSAVSTGTGIALLVVVTVGATAYAGQRLRSLRVGSGES